AGAAGCAGGCGGGGTTGTGCTACGTGGGCTGTCTCGTCCCGGTCGGCCGCATCACCGGCGACGAGCTTCGCGAATTCGCCCGCCTGGCCCAGACCTACGGCGACGGCGAGCTGCGTCTCACCCAGGACCAGAACGTCCTGCTGGTGAACGTGCCCCGGGCTCGCGTCCCCGCCCTGTTGGACGAGCCGCTGCTTCGCCGCTTCACGCCCTTCCCGCCGTCATCGTTGCGACGCCTGGTCTCCTGCACCGGAAACGATTACTGTCACTTCTCCCTCATCGACACGAAAGGCCGCGCCCTGCAGATCGCCGAGCGGCTCGAGGCGCTGTTGCCGAAGGACCGGCCTCTGCGGATGCACTGGTCAGGCTGCCCCCACGCCTGCGGCCAGCACCACATCGCCGACATCGGGTTCCAGGCCGCCCGGGTGCGGGTGAACGGTGAGGTGGTGGACGCCGCCGACGTGTACATCGGCGGGCGGCTCGGGAACAACCCCCGGCTGGCGACCAAGGCGCTGGAGGGGGTGCCGCTCTCCGAGCTCCCGGAACATCTGAAGACGCTGCTGGAGGATGGCCTCCTGTCCGCGGACGACGAAGCGGCCTCAAAGGCCGAAGAAAGCGACCTCCCCCTTTCGGAGGTGATCACGGCATGAGGCGCCACCTGGCGACGCTCCTGCGCGAGGGCGACCCGCGCACGCTCCTGGCGTCCTTCCTCTACTTCGACACCAGCTTCATGGTGTGGGTCTTGCTGGGCGCCCTGGGCAACTTCATCGCCGACGACCTGGGGCTGACCGGCGCCCAGAAGGGCCTCATGACGGCGCTCCCCGTCCTGAGCGGCGCCATGCTTCGGCTTCCTTTGGGCGCCGCCGCCGACCGGTTCGGAGGACGGCGCGTGGGACTGTTCGGGCTCAGCCTGACCCTCGCGCCCCTGGCGACGGGCTGGCTGCTGGCCGACCGCCTGACCGTGGTCTACGTCGTCGGCCTGCTCCTGGGCGTCGCGGGGGCCAGCTTCGCGGTGGCGTTGCCTCTGGCCAGCCGCTGGTACCCGCCGGAGCGGCAGGGGTTGGCCCTGGGTATCGCCGGCGCCGGAAACAGTGGCACCGTGCTGGCGTCCCTCTTCGCGCCGCGCTTGGCCGAGGCCTTCGGCTGGCAGGCCGTCTTCGGCCTCGCGATGGTCCCCGTCGCCGCCACCATCGCTGTCTTCGCGCTGACGGCGAGGGATAGTCCCGTCCAGGTCGCCCCGCCCCGTCTCCGCGACGTCGCCGCCGTCCTGCGCCAGGCCGACGCCCTGTGGTTCTGCCTGTTCTACGGCGTGACCTTCGGCGGTTTCGTGGGCCTGGCCAGCTATCTGGCCATCTTCTTGCGCGATCAGTACGGCCTGAGCAAGGTAGCCGCGGGGGACCTCACGGCGGCCTGCGTCTTCGCCGGCAGCTTCGCCCGGCCGCTGGGCGGCCTCGTGGCCGACCGCGCCGGCGGCATCCGGGCGCTCCTCTCGCTCTTCACCCTCGTAGGAGCGGCAATCCTGGCGGTGAGCGGGATGCCGCCCATCGGCCTTTCGGCCGCGCTCCTCTTCGGAAGTATGGCGCTGCTGGGCATGGGCAACGGCGCCGTCTTCCAGCTCGTGCCGCAGCGCTTCCGGCGGGAGATCGGCGTGGCGACCGGCCTCGTGGGCGCCGCCGGGGGCGTGGGCGGCTTCCTTCTGCCCTTCCTCCTGGGCTTCCTCCAGGAGCTCACCGGCTCCTACGGCCCCGGGTTCGCCCTCTTCGCGCTGGCCGCCCTCGCGGCGAGCAGGCTCCTGGCGACGGTGCAGCGGGGCTGGCGGCGCACCTGGGCCCCCGACGGCAGCCCGGCGCGGGGCGGACGGCCGGGATGGCGGCGCCTACCCACGCCCGGCCAGGCCATCGCCGTGGAGGCCGACCGACAGTGACGGGCAGCCGCGTCGTCCGCTCCATCTGCCCCTACTGCGCCGTGGGGTGCGGCCTCCTGGTCGAGGCGCGCGACGGCGTCGTGCGCCGGGTGCGGGGCGACCCCGAGCATCCCGCCAACTTCGGCCGGCTCTGCGCCAAGGGGGCCCTGCTCGCAGAGACGCTGCGAACGCCGGACCGGCTCCTCTACCCTCAGGTGCGGACGTCGCTCGAAGAGCCCTTGCGCCGGGTGAGCTGGGACGAGGCGCTCGACTTCGTGGCTGAGCGCTTCCGCGCCCTCATCGACCGCCACGGTTCCGACGCCGTGGCCTTCTACGGCTCCGGTCAGCTGCCCACTGAGGACTACTACCTGCTGGGCAAGCTGGCGA
This window of the Dehalococcoidia bacterium genome carries:
- a CDS encoding nitrate/nitrite transporter, whose amino-acid sequence is MRRHLATLLREGDPRTLLASFLYFDTSFMVWVLLGALGNFIADDLGLTGAQKGLMTALPVLSGAMLRLPLGAAADRFGGRRVGLFGLSLTLAPLATGWLLADRLTVVYVVGLLLGVAGASFAVALPLASRWYPPERQGLALGIAGAGNSGTVLASLFAPRLAEAFGWQAVFGLAMVPVAATIAVFALTARDSPVQVAPPRLRDVAAVLRQADALWFCLFYGVTFGGFVGLASYLAIFLRDQYGLSKVAAGDLTAACVFAGSFARPLGGLVADRAGGIRALLSLFTLVGAAILAVSGMPPIGLSAALLFGSMALLGMGNGAVFQLVPQRFRREIGVATGLVGAAGGVGGFLLPFLLGFLQELTGSYGPGFALFALAALAASRLLATVQRGWRRTWAPDGSPARGGRPGWRRLPTPGQAIAVEADRQ